From Medicago truncatula cultivar Jemalong A17 chromosome 7, MtrunA17r5.0-ANR, whole genome shotgun sequence, a single genomic window includes:
- the LOC25498234 gene encoding F-box/kelch-repeat protein At3g23880: protein MSQVVFLPDDLIVEILSYLPVKPLVRSKSVCKSWNSLISDPKFGKLRLQRSKRNSHIAVIKYGSGYPNSFVSFPLNHLFENPSITVTSNSYHQLKFNQPSPIIGSCNGLLCLLDHTTMSSVPKSWFRIWNPTTRIISVKFGSFNRPLNCSHNCTFGYDKSTRTYKVVVLFRKEVQIFSLGDNRRKSLSFPSSDPFFTFGSSHVNKGVYLSGTVNWYAIQSKFSQYYCQKDITVGKFVIISLDLGTETYKQFQTRSGVDEVPDVELTIAVLMDCLCFSHNLKNTHFVIWQMMEFGVEQSWTQFLKISFQNLLGDDRFSDRIYCPYFMFPLWLSKNGDTLLLANTIKDQAILYNLRDNRAERTSVDGTAWKKAICYVQSKASIC, encoded by the coding sequence ATGTCGCAGGTGGTATTCCTCCCTGATGATCTTATAGTAGAAATCCTGTCATATCTTCCGGTGAAACCCCTTGTGCGATCGAAGAGTGTGTGCAAGTCGTGGAACTCCCTCATCTCCGATCCAAAATTTGGAAAACTACGGCTGCAACGATCTAAAAGAAACAGCCACATAGCAGTAATCAAATATGGCTCAGGTTACCCTAACAGTTTTGTATCCTTTCCACTGAATCACTTATTTGAGAACCCGTCGATCACCGTTACCAGTAATTCTTATCACCAACTGAAGTTCAACCAACCTAGCCCAATTATTGGTTCATGCAATGGACTGCTTTGTTTGCTCGATCATACAACCATGTCCAGTGTTCCAAAATCCTGGTTCCGTATCTGGAACCCGACCACAAGAATAATATCTGTAAAATTTGGATCTTTTAACCGACCTCTCAATTGCAGTCATAATTGCACATTTGGTTATGATAAATCTACTAGAACCTATAAGGTGGTCGTCTTGTTCCGTAAGGAGGTTCAAATTTTCAGTTTGGGTGATAATAGGAGAAAATCTTTAAGTTTTCCGTCTTCTGACCCATTTTTTACTTTTGGCTCTAGTCATGTGAATAAAGGAGTGTATTTGAGCGGCACTGTTAACTGGTATGCCATTCAAAGTAAGTTCAGTCAATATTATTGTCAGAAGGATATTACTGTTGGGAAATTTGTGATTATCTCCCTTGATCTTGGTACCGAGACATACAAGCAATTTCAGACCCGTAGTGGCGTTGATGAAGTGCCAGATGTGGAACTGACTATTGCTGTATTGATGGACTGCCTTTGTTTTTCTCACAATCTCAAGAACACTCATTTTGTTATATGGCAGATGATGGAATTTGGAGTTGAACAATCTTGGACTCAATTTCTTAAAATTAGTTTTCAGAATCTTCTAGGGGATGATAGGTTTAGTGACCGGATTTATTGTCCATATTTTATGTTTCCATTGTGGCTTTCTAAAAATGGTGATACACTGCTATTGGCAAACACTATAAAAGACCAAGCAATTCTCTATAATTTGAGAGACAATAGAGCAGAGCGAACTAGTGTTGATGGAACAGCGTGGAAAAAGGCCATATGTTATGTTCAAAGTAAGGCTTCAATTTGTTGA